The DNA window CTCGATCGTGCGCGTCATCGTGCCGCAACGCGATGTCACGTGGATCGGTACGCAGTCCTCCGGGGTCTTCGCGGTGCTGCCCGATCGCGTCGTACCGCTGGGGCACCTGCACCGCGCGCTCGCGAACGAGGTGCTCGCCATCGTCGAGGACGCCTTCTCGGATCTCTGGGTGGTCAGTCGATTCGAGGTCGCGCGCGTCGAACGGGCCGCGCTGCTCGACGCGGCGCGCGGGCGGCGCACGGAGGTGATGATCCGTACGTACGACGTGGCGGACGGATTGCCGCGGACGCCGTTCCGGGGGGATTTCCAGAGCCACGTCGTCGCGGACGATCGAGGGCGATTGCTGGTGCCGAACGGCAGCGGTGTCGTGGTCATCGATCCCGCGCGATTGCGGCGTGAGGCCGATGCTCCGCCGGTGCAGATCACGTCGCTCTCCGTGAACGGGCGCGCGACCCGTCCAGCCGCCGGACTCGAGCTGTCTCCCGGCGTCGCGCGCCTGGAGTTCGCGCTGGCGGCGCCGCTGTCGATCCGGCCGCGGCGCGTGCGACTCCAAGCGCGGCTCGTCGGTGCGGACAGCGTCTGGCGCGAACTCGGGTCCCACCGGGACATCTCGTTCGGGCCGTTGCACGGCGGCGACTATGTCTTCGAGGCGCGGGCGGCGACGGCCGAGGGCGACTGGCCGGCGCCGTCGGTGACCCTCCCGCTGCGCGTGTCGCGATCGCTGGTCGAGCAACCATGGTTCGTTCCGCTGTTGCTCGCGTTGACGGCGGGGATCGTGTTCGCGATCGGATTGGGGCGCCGCCGCCTGCTCGCGCGCGAGATGGAGAAGCGCCGGACGCTCGAGGTCGCCCTCGGTCGCGCCCAGAAGCTCGAGGGCCTCGGACGGCTCGCCGGCGGCGTGGCCCACGAGATCAACAACAGCATGGCGGTCGTCCTCGGGTTCACCGAACTCGCCTTGACGGACCTGCGCGACCGGCCGGCGGTGCGCGAGGACCTGCTGGAGGCACAGCGCGCCGGCGTGCGCGTCGTCTCGGTCACGCGTCGACTGCTGACGTTCGCCCGGCAATCCAATGCCGAGCGCCGCATCCTCGATCTCGGTGCCACCGTCGCGGCCATGCGCCGCTCGCTCGAGGAGCTCGCCGGGTCCAGGAGCACCGTGCGGCTCGAGGTCGACGTGGATCGCACGCCGATTAGCGCGGACGCCGCGCAGGTCGAGCAACTCGTCCTCAACCTCGTGGCCAACGCGCGGGATGCGATGCCGGTGGGGGGGACGATCACGATCGGTGTGCGCCCGAGCGGCGCGGCGCGTCCGCCGCAGGACGCGCTCGTGACGTCCGCGCCGCCGCCGCAGGTGGCGGGTTGGGCGGTGCTCAGCGTCCGCGATGTCGGCGTCGGCATGCTCCGCGAAGTCCGTGAGCGCCTGTTCGAGCCGTTCTTCACGACCAAGGCGGTGGACAAGGGCACCGGACTCGGCCTCGCGGTGTGCCACGGGATCGTCGTGGCGCACGGCGGTGCCATCGATGTCGAGACTGCGCCGGGCGAAGGCTCCTGCTTCTCGATCTGGTGGCCGATGGTCCGCCGCGAGGCGCCCACGCCCGATGCCGGCGCAGCGCCGTCGCCCGATCAGCCCGGCGTGCGTGCGCGCATCCTGCTCGTCGATGACGACGAGAGCGTCCGGATCGCGACGCGACGGCTGCTGCAGTCCTTCGGACACGAGGTGCTCGAGGCGCCCGACGGCGCGACCGCCTTGGCGCGCCTGAACGGCGATGCGCGGGACGTCGACCTCGTCGTGACGGATGTCGTGATGGCGAGCATGACCGGGCCCGAACTCGTGGCGGCGATGCGGGACCGGCACGACGGACGACCGGTGCTCTTCATCACCGGATTCGTGGACGAAGGCGACCTGCGCGGACCGCCGCCCTCGGACCTGGGGCCGGTCCTGCCGAAGCCCTTCACCGCGCAAGAGCTGCAGGGCGCGGTCCGTGCGATCCTGCGGCCCGAGGAGCGTTCGGTGGCCTGAGTGGACTCTCTTGCCTCCACCGCCGAGCCGAGCGTACGCTAGGTGCACGACGAGGCGACCTCCTTCCCATCGACAGCCGGGGGGAGTTGACACGCCCGCCCCATCGACCCACACTTCCATCGTCTCTCGATGGGAGTCCGGTCCATGTCGCCGTCCGTCTCCGCCCGTGATGCGCTCCTGCCGGGCACGCTCGACCTCCTCGTCCTCAAGTCCCTCACGTCAGGACGCAAGCACGGCTACGGCATCGCCGAGCACCTGAGCCGCGTCTCGGCGGAGGTGCTGCAGGTGGGCGAGAGTTCGCTCTACCCGGCGCTCCAGCGGCTGCTGCTCGAAGGCTGGGTGAAGGCGGAGTGGGGGATCTCGGAGAACAACCGCCGCGCGCGCTACTACACGCTCACCGCCGCGGGGCGACGCCAGCTCGCGGTCGAGGAGAAGGGCTTCGACCGGATGGTGCTCGCCATCCGGCAGGTCCTCGCGCACGGGTGATGCGCATGCGTGAGACGCTCGGCCGCCTCTGGCGACGGCTCCGCGTGCTGCTCCGCTGGCGGCAGCACCAGGAGGAGCTGCGCGAGGAGATCGCGCAGCATCGCGCCCTGCGCGCGGCGGCCTTCGAGGCCGAAGGGCTCGCGCCCGCCGAGGCGCGAGCGGCGGCGCATCGCGCGCTGGGGGACGCGACCGTCATGCGCGAGGAGGCGCACCGCGTCTGGGTCGCGGGTGTGGTCGAGGACCTCCGACAGGACGTCGCCTACGCGCTGCGCGCGATGGCGCGCGAGCCGGTCTTCACCGGCGTCGCCGTACTCGGACTCGCCGGTGGACTCGGCTTCGGTGCCGCGGCCTTCTCGGGCTTCAGCGCGCTCGCGCTGCGCGGCTGGCCTGTGCACGAGCCCGAGCGCGTCGTGGCGATCTGGGCGACGTCCACCACCGTCCCCGGCAACCGGCGCGGCTCGGGGTTCTCGCTCGACCAGCTCGAACTCTTCCGTACGCGGGCGACGACGCTCGACGGCGTCTTCACGTACGAGCGGATCCGACCCGACGGGACCGGCGCGATCACTGCGGTCCCGGTGAGCGGGACCTACTTCGAGACGCTCGGCGTCCCGATGGCGCTCGGTCGCGGCATCGCGCCGGACGAGGACCGGCTCGGTGTGCCGACGGCGGTGATCGTCATCTCGCACGACTGGTGGACGCGGATGCTCGACTCGAGCCGCACGGTTCTCGGGAGCGTGGTGCGCGTGCGCGGCGTGCCGTTCACCGTGATCGGCGTGACCGCGCGCGGCTTCAGCGGGACCGACCTGAGTCCCGTGGATGGCTGGGTGCCGATGGCCGCGTGGCGGCTCGTGCGCCCGGACGATGGGATCGTCACCACGGCGCTCGCGCAGAGCGACGTGTGTTGCGTGCACGCGGTGGGACGGCTCGCCGATGGCGTCACGCACGAGGACGCCGCGCGCGAGCTGACCGCGCTGCTCGCGCAGTCGATGCGACCGGGCCTCGACACGCTCGTCCGCACGGCGCAGGTGAACCCCTTCACCGTGATGGGCTCCGCCGGACCCGACGTGAGCAGCGAGATCGCGCCGATCTTCGCGATGATCTTCGGCGGGGTCGCGGTGGTGCTGTTGCTGGCGTGCGCGAACGTCGCCAACCTGTTGCTCGCGCGGGCGGCGTCGCGCGAGCGCGAGCTGCAGATCCGCCTCGCGATCGGGGCGTCGCGCGGCCGCGTGGTGCGGCAACTCATGACGGAGAGCCTCGTGCTCGCGCACTTGGCCGCGCTGCCGGCGCTCCTCATCGCGCGCTGGCTCCCCGCGTGGGTGATGTCGGTCTTCACCGTGGGGCAGGGCGTGAACCTCCAGTTCACGCCCGACTGGCGGACGCTCGCGGTGACGCTGGCGCTCGCGGTAGGGAGCTGTCTCGTGTTCGGTCTCGCGCCGGCCCTGCAGGCGACGCGTCCGCTCATCGCGCAGCGGCATCGTGTGCCGTTGCGCTCGGTCTTCCTCTCGGCGCAGGTCACGTTCTGTCTGGTGCTGCTCGTCGCGGCGGGCCTCTTCGTGCGCGGCGCCGAGGCGGCGCGCGGAGGTGAGCTCGGGTACGACCCGACGGGGTTCATGGAGATCATGATCGCGACGCCGGCGAACGAGGACGAGGCGCAGCGCAGCGCGCGATTCGAGCGCGACCTGCCGGAACTCCTCGCGCAGCAAGGTGTCCGCGCGAGCTTCACTGATTTCTCGCCGTTCCAGGGCGGGGCCACGCGCGTGCGCGTCGGCGCGGCCGATCCGCTCATCGTGCTCACGGCCGGTGTCTCCGCGGGATACTTCGGCGCGCTCGGGCACACGCTGCTCGCCGGCCGCTTCTTCAATGAAGGGGCCACCGGCGCGACCGAGATCGTGGTGAACGCGCGGTTCGCCGAGCGGCTGGGGGGCCTGGCCAGCGCGGTGGGCGCGTCGGTGGTGGTGGACAGCGTGCCGCGCACCGTGGTGGGCGTGATCCGCGATGCGCGCGATGCGGGGAACCTGCGCGACGTGCGCTCGACGATCTACCGGCCGCTTCAGTGGACCGCCGCGCCGCGGCTGTTCCTGCGCGCGAGCGACGCCGAGGTGCAGCGCGTGGTCGCGGCGATCCGCGCGAGCGACCCGACGCTCGGCGTCTCGGCGCGATCGTACGACTGGTATCTGGCCAACAGCGTCGCGGGCGCCACGGGCGCCGCGGCGATGGCGGGTGCGCTCGGTCTCCTCGCGCTGCTGCTCGCCTCGGTGGGGATCTTCGGCGTCTTCTCGTTCTGGGTGCGTCAGCGCACGCGCGAGATCGGGGTGCGGGTGGCCTTCGGCGCGACGAAGGGGCGGATCCTGCGGATGGTGCTCGGCGCGACGGGGCGGGCGGTGGGGTGGGGGATCGTGCTGGGGCTCGTGGCCGCGGCGGGGGTGGCGACAGTGCTGCGGAATCAGTTGTATGGACTGAGTCCGTTCGACCCGGTGGCGTTCGCGGTGGCGCTGCTGGTGCTGCTCGCGTCGGCGGCGATCGCGACGGTGGTGCCGGCGTGGCGGGCGACGCGGGTGGAGCCCATGGAGGCGTTGCGGGCGGAATGAGGGGTGTATCTTTCCTCCCGATGGATACGGTGATCGACCTCCAAACGCGCGCACTCCGCGCGATGAGCGCGGACCAGAAGGTCCGCGTCTCTCAGGCGCTGTGGGAAGATGCATGGGAGGTGCTCGCGGCGGGTGTGCGCGGTCGCCATCCGGCGTGGACACCCGCGCAGGTCTTGGCGCGCGTGCAGGAGTTGCTGCGTGACGCACGCGCCTAGCCTCATCGGGCTCTTCGTCGTGCCGCTCGAGCGAGCGGGCATCGAGTACATGGTCACCGGCGGGCTCGCCGCCATCGTCTACGGGCATCCCCGGCTGACGCTCGACGTCGACCTCGTGATCCGGATGCCGTCGACCTCCGCGAGCACCTTCACCGCGCTCTGGCCAGCGGACGAATTCTATGTGCCTCCCGTCGAGGTGGTCGCCGAGGAGAGTGCACGTCCGGGGGCGGGACACTGCAACGTTATCCACTCCACGACGATGTTGCGCGCCGATGTCTACTTCGCCGGCGATGACGAACTCGCGGCATGGGCACTGGGGCGGCGCGTGATCCGCGAGGTGCAAGGCGCGGCGGTGCGGTTCGCGCCGATCGAGTATGTGATCCTCAGCAAACTCCGGTACTTCCGCGATGGCGGATCCGACCGGCACCTTCGCGACATCGCTCGGATGATCGAGGTGAGCGGGCCGGACATGGATCGCCCGGCGCTCGAAGGGTGGGTGGACCGGCTCGGCCTTTCGCGCGAGTGGGCGATGGCCGGCGCGGTGGATGGTGTGAGGTAAGCGAGACCAACTGGAGGGACTCACATGGTGCGCGTGTCGTCGGTCCTCATGCTCCTCCCGCTCCTCCCGCTCCTCCCGCTCCTCCCGCTCCTCCCGCTCCTCTGCGCGCCGGCGTGCGCGCGCACGAGCGCCACGGCCGCCGCGGGCGGCCTCACGGCCGGCCGCGTCATCAGCGTGGGGGACGGCATCACGCTCCCCGCAGGCCCGGTGCTGACGGCGCTGCCACCCGGACAGCGCTACCGGTTCGTCCCGCCCGACTCGCTCGCGTCAGGGCTTGCCGCCGATGACGTGGCGTCGATGGACGAGCCGACGCTCGTGGAATGGCGGACTGCGCTCGCGCGGGTCCTGTCGAGCGGCGGATGGGTGGCGTCCGCGGACTCGGCCGCGTACGACGTGACCATCTTCTCCGTCTCGCGGCTCGGCATGCGGCGCGCGTCGCGCGTGCAGCTCGCCGCCAACGTGACGAGCTGCGGCGACGTGCCGACGACGCAGCTGCAGCTCTGCACCGACGATCCGCTGCAGGCCGCGGAGGAGTGGAGCACGTCGCACGCGACCTACCATTGATCCGGCGGCGGTCGGACGGGGCGGTGCGGGTGTGGCGGCACGGCGGGATCGCGGGGCCGGGGCGGCGGTCGCGGGTGGGGGAGGAGGTGGGGGCGATGTTGCGGATGGCGCCGCATCATTCCGATCCGCACGCTGGAACGGAACGTGACGACCCCGGAGCGCGCTCCCGCCGCTAACTCCCGTCACGTCAACGGCTTGCCACCGCGTGGCCGCGCGGCACCGGCCTTGCCCTTCCATAGGAACGCCGGCGGACGACCCCCGACCCCGGCGCGTCCTCCTCCCGGCCCCGATCCGCCATGCACGGACGGCTGCGAACGCCAGCGGAACCGATCGCCGTCGTGCCGACGCTGCCGCGGCGCGACCGTGTCGTGGTGCTGAGCATGATGGCCGCGCTCGGCGGGGTGATGCTCCTGCTCGCGTCGATCGGGTGGTACGTCTGGCGCGGGTCGTTCAGCGCGGAGGAGCGGCTCGTGGGGGGGCTCGCCGCGACGCTCGGGGAGCGGACGGAGGCGATGATCCTCGACACGCGCCGGCTGCTCGCGGACCTCGACCGGCTCGCGGGGCCGCGCTGCGCGAGCGGACATCTGCGCGCGCTGCAGGACTCGGCGCTGCGTCGTCCGCATATCCGCGCGATCGGGTCCTGGCAGGGGGCGGAACGGGCGTGCGCGGTCGGTTTCGTGCCCATGCGCGCGCTGCCGCCGACGCGCGCGGACCGCACGTATGCCTCGGGGATGCAGGCGTGGTGGCCGAGCCGGCGGACGACGGTGGGAGGCGTGGCGCTGTTCGTGATGCGCCTGGGGGACCACGACGTCGCGATCGACCCGCGGCGCCTGCTCGACGTGGGGCCGCTCGAGGGCCGGCAGGTCGCGCTGTGGGTGGAGCGACTCCCGTTCACGGCGGAGCCGCCGGGCACGACGCTGCCGCCGCCGGACTCGCTCGCGATCGGCCTCACGCTCGACCGGCGACATGGGCGGGCCATCTCGCGCTTCTCGCGGCAGGGCGAACTCTCGATCGAGATCGTGGCGATCGAGCCGATCAGCACCTTCTGGGGCCGCTACGCGACGACGCTGGTGGTCGGGACGGCGATCGGGCTGGCGCTGGTGGCGGTGTGGCTCGTGGCGCTGCTGCGCTACACGCGGCATCGGCTGAGTCTGGCGTCCTTGCTGCGGCGTGCGCTGGCGGCCGATCGGCTGCATGTCGTCTACCAGCCGGTGATCGACCTGCGCACCGGACGCTGCGTGGGAGCGGAGGCGCTGGCGCGCTGGACGCTCGAGGGCGGCGGCGCGGTGAGTCCGGACGCGTTCGTGCCGGTGGCGGAGGGGAGCGGGCAGTCCGTGGAGTTGGCGCTCACGGTGCTGCGGGCCGCGGTGCGCGACCTCGCGCTCCTGCTGCGGGCGTCGCCGCACCTGAGCGTGCAGATCAACCTGAGTGCGGCGGAACTGGTGTCCGAGCGGTTCGTGACCGAGCTCGACGCGCTGCTCGCCGCGCGGCGACTGCGGCCGAGTGCGATCACGTTCGAGCTGACGGAACGGGCGCTGATCGCGACGCCGGAGGCGCGGGCGACGATCGCGCGGCTCCGGGCGCGCGGTCATCGCGTGGCGATCGACGACTTCGGGACGGGCTACTCGAGCCTGTCGTATCTCGCGGATCTTCCGCTGGACCAGATCAAGATCGACAAGGCGTTCATCCACTCGATCGGTCGCGAGGCGGCGATGAGCCAGGTGGTGACGCACATCATCGAGATGGCGCAGGAGCTGGGACTCGAGACGCTGGCGGAGGGGGTGGAGACGGAGGGGCAGCGGGCGTGGCTCGCGGCGCACGGCGTGGAGCAGGGGCAGGGGTGGGTGTTCAGCCGGCCGTTGAGTGCGGAAGCGTTCGTGGGGTTCGCGCGGGGGCAGCGAGCGGCGTGAGGCGGAGCCCGCGGGGGAGATGACCGGCCGGTGGCGAAGCCCAACGCATCCGCCGCTCCACGCCGTGCCTTGCCGGGCGCATGATCGAGCGACATTCTCCTTCATGGTCAACGTCGCCTCCACCGCGTGTCGGCGGCACCGCCGTTGGCTCGCGCTCGCGATGATGGCCCTCGTCGGCCTTGGGCAGGCCTGTGCGGGCGATGCGGTCGGACCGCTCGACATCGACCTGACGCAGTCCTCGATCAGCGTCGAGCCGGGGCCCTACATCGCCGGCGATTCCTACTCGGCGAGGATCCTCCTGCGGCGACCGACGGGGGAGCCCTTCACCGGTTCCGTGCGGCTGGTCGCATGGCTCGTCGGGGGCTCGAGCGTCGTGGACTTCTACCGCGTGGACGGCTCGTCCGGTCTCCTCCTCTTCGAGCCGAAGTTCGTCGGCGACGGATCCCGCGTGCGCGTGCGCGTCGCGGGCGTCGGAGAGATGACCTCCACGCAGGAGATCGCCGTCGTCGCGGGGCGTGCGCACACCTTCTGCACGTTTACGCGTGGCGCGACGCAGCATGTCACCCTCGGTGCGACCACGACCTTCACGGTCATCGCCGCGGATCGCTGGTGCAATCGGACGCGGACCGGCGGCGACGTGATCACGCTCAGTCTCAGCCCGACGACCTATGCGGGCGGGACGCTCGGTCACGGCACGTTCGGGGCCACCGTCGACCGCGGTGACGGCACGTACACGGTGACGTTCACCGGCACGCAGGTCGGCAGCATGTACATCGAGACCACGCTCAATGGCGAGCGGACCAGAGGGACGACGCCGGGGATCACCGTTGATCCGCCCTGAATGACGGGAGGGGCGGGGAATGCGGCTGAGGTGACGAAGGAGCGAGGAGCGAGGGGAAGGAGCGAGGAAGCCGAGGGGAAGGGGGAGGTGTGAGGGAGAGGGAAGAGGGGGAGGGCTTCTGCATTGCTCCTCCCCGCCGGGCTCGCTGCGCGCCAGATTCCTTGCGAGCCCACTCCTGCGAGCGCCCAGATGCCCAAGCTGATCTTCGTCAACCTCCCCGTGCGCGACCTGCCGCGCTCCATGGCCTTCTACGGGGCCCTCGGCTTCACCGTCAACCCGCACTTCTCCGACGAGACCGCCGCCTGCATGGTGTGGAGCGAGACGATCCACGCGATGCTGCTCACGCACGCGAAGTGGCGCACCTTCACCAGCCGCCCCATTCCCTCGTCCGACTCGAGCGAGGTGCTCCTCGCGCTCAGCTGCGAGACCAAGGCGGAGGTCGACGCGATGAACGTTGCCGCGGCGGCGCATGGCGGCACCGCCGACATCAACCCGCTGCAGGACCTCGGCTTCATGTACAACCGCAACCTCGCCGATCCAGACGGGCATGTGTGGGAAGCGTTCTGGATGGATCCGGCGGCGGTGCCGAGCGAGGGATGACGTCGGGCCGAGCGACCCGGCAGCTGCTCCGCCATTTCCTCGCGGCGCTCGCCTATCGGACGCAGAAGGCGCTGCGCGGGGCGCCGCCGGCGTTCGGCGCGTTCCGCGCGGCGCCGACGTCGCGTTCGGCACTCGAGCTGCTCTGGCACATGACCGGACTGATCGGCTACGCGCGGACCTTCTTCCACGGCGGCGACCATGCGCCGCCGGCGCTGCCGTCGCTCCAGGACGAGATCGAGCGCTTCCATGCGCAGCTCGCGCTGCTGGCGCAGGACCTGGACGATCCCGCGCTCGCGTGCACGCTCAGCGACGAACAGCTCCTGCAAGGTCCGCTGGCGGACGCGATGACGCACGTCGGACAGCTCGCGATGCTCCGTCGTCT is part of the Gemmatimonadota bacterium genome and encodes:
- a CDS encoding response regulator produces the protein MRSSIGAIALLGLLSSVAPAQPAQPAEPAGRPAARYVVRQLDRDDGLPDPNVAALARTRDGFLWIGTRTGLVSYDGVQFVPLAAEDAAQLPDTWINGLSLDPQDRLWIATAGGLAVREDGRVRRVAASEIPPSDVWRAITDRRGSVWVATSTGVFRGDGTAFRKFPGLDGYAYTLLEDARGRIWVVGRDLLTVIDGDRVIDVRATLGLSGRVFDIAADGPAHLWIGMEDGARHLSLGAGDDVRVDRFVDTRRGAATREVWVVALGEDGALLLGTSSGGVLTATADGLEPLESQDHETWALLRDGFGVIWAGTDQGLRRFEPSSFTLLSAGLSGGDVWTVRRDGAGTIWAGLGDGGVARWTGTRFVPVLRGDPSSSLSPATWPEGDHLLAVQPSGPLLRLAREGPPVAVPWRPPPIGDVLGLLADRRGRLWISADSGLYVRAPDGTVRAADTTVGLPRGARPRAMAEGPDGALWFGRPWLTAVGERGIRRITARDGLADSIVRVIVPQRDVTWIGTQSSGVFAVLPDRVVPLGHLHRALANEVLAIVEDAFSDLWVVSRFEVARVERAALLDAARGRRTEVMIRTYDVADGLPRTPFRGDFQSHVVADDRGRLLVPNGSGVVVIDPARLRREADAPPVQITSLSVNGRATRPAAGLELSPGVARLEFALAAPLSIRPRRVRLQARLVGADSVWRELGSHRDISFGPLHGGDYVFEARAATAEGDWPAPSVTLPLRVSRSLVEQPWFVPLLLALTAGIVFAIGLGRRRLLAREMEKRRTLEVALGRAQKLEGLGRLAGGVAHEINNSMAVVLGFTELALTDLRDRPAVREDLLEAQRAGVRVVSVTRRLLTFARQSNAERRILDLGATVAAMRRSLEELAGSRSTVRLEVDVDRTPISADAAQVEQLVLNLVANARDAMPVGGTITIGVRPSGAARPPQDALVTSAPPPQVAGWAVLSVRDVGVGMLREVRERLFEPFFTTKAVDKGTGLGLAVCHGIVVAHGGAIDVETAPGEGSCFSIWWPMVRREAPTPDAGAAPSPDQPGVRARILLVDDDESVRIATRRLLQSFGHEVLEAPDGATALARLNGDARDVDLVVTDVVMASMTGPELVAAMRDRHDGRPVLFITGFVDEGDLRGPPPSDLGPVLPKPFTAQELQGAVRAILRPEERSVA
- a CDS encoding PadR family transcriptional regulator, whose translation is MSPSVSARDALLPGTLDLLVLKSLTSGRKHGYGIAEHLSRVSAEVLQVGESSLYPALQRLLLEGWVKAEWGISENNRRARYYTLTAAGRRQLAVEEKGFDRMVLAIRQVLAHG
- a CDS encoding ABC transporter permease; the encoded protein is MRETLGRLWRRLRVLLRWRQHQEELREEIAQHRALRAAAFEAEGLAPAEARAAAHRALGDATVMREEAHRVWVAGVVEDLRQDVAYALRAMAREPVFTGVAVLGLAGGLGFGAAAFSGFSALALRGWPVHEPERVVAIWATSTTVPGNRRGSGFSLDQLELFRTRATTLDGVFTYERIRPDGTGAITAVPVSGTYFETLGVPMALGRGIAPDEDRLGVPTAVIVISHDWWTRMLDSSRTVLGSVVRVRGVPFTVIGVTARGFSGTDLSPVDGWVPMAAWRLVRPDDGIVTTALAQSDVCCVHAVGRLADGVTHEDAARELTALLAQSMRPGLDTLVRTAQVNPFTVMGSAGPDVSSEIAPIFAMIFGGVAVVLLLACANVANLLLARAASRERELQIRLAIGASRGRVVRQLMTESLVLAHLAALPALLIARWLPAWVMSVFTVGQGVNLQFTPDWRTLAVTLALAVGSCLVFGLAPALQATRPLIAQRHRVPLRSVFLSAQVTFCLVLLVAAGLFVRGAEAARGGELGYDPTGFMEIMIATPANEDEAQRSARFERDLPELLAQQGVRASFTDFSPFQGGATRVRVGAADPLIVLTAGVSAGYFGALGHTLLAGRFFNEGATGATEIVVNARFAERLGGLASAVGASVVVDSVPRTVVGVIRDARDAGNLRDVRSTIYRPLQWTAAPRLFLRASDAEVQRVVAAIRASDPTLGVSARSYDWYLANSVAGATGAAAMAGALGLLALLLASVGIFGVFSFWVRQRTREIGVRVAFGATKGRILRMVLGATGRAVGWGIVLGLVAAAGVATVLRNQLYGLSPFDPVAFAVALLVLLASAAIATVVPAWRATRVEPMEALRAE
- a CDS encoding EAL domain-containing protein, with amino-acid sequence MHGRLRTPAEPIAVVPTLPRRDRVVVLSMMAALGGVMLLLASIGWYVWRGSFSAEERLVGGLAATLGERTEAMILDTRRLLADLDRLAGPRCASGHLRALQDSALRRPHIRAIGSWQGAERACAVGFVPMRALPPTRADRTYASGMQAWWPSRRTTVGGVALFVMRLGDHDVAIDPRRLLDVGPLEGRQVALWVERLPFTAEPPGTTLPPPDSLAIGLTLDRRHGRAISRFSRQGELSIEIVAIEPISTFWGRYATTLVVGTAIGLALVAVWLVALLRYTRHRLSLASLLRRALAADRLHVVYQPVIDLRTGRCVGAEALARWTLEGGGAVSPDAFVPVAEGSGQSVELALTVLRAAVRDLALLLRASPHLSVQINLSAAELVSERFVTELDALLAARRLRPSAITFELTERALIATPEARATIARLRARGHRVAIDDFGTGYSSLSYLADLPLDQIKIDKAFIHSIGREAAMSQVVTHIIEMAQELGLETLAEGVETEGQRAWLAAHGVEQGQGWVFSRPLSAEAFVGFARGQRAA
- a CDS encoding lactoylglutathione lyase, with the translated sequence MPKLIFVNLPVRDLPRSMAFYGALGFTVNPHFSDETAACMVWSETIHAMLLTHAKWRTFTSRPIPSSDSSEVLLALSCETKAEVDAMNVAAAAHGGTADINPLQDLGFMYNRNLADPDGHVWEAFWMDPAAVPSEG